A genomic window from Cytobacillus suaedae includes:
- a CDS encoding D-alanyl-D-alanine carboxypeptidase has product MKRLLTSLLFISLIVYSSTPFAFAEENTSVDLAPQAKSAILIERDTGAILYDKNSHEKLPPASMTKIMTMVLIMEAIDKGNLTWEEKIRTSEHAASMGGSQIFLEAGEEMTTEEMMKGIAIASGNDASVAMAERLAGSEEAFVEMMNKKVEELGLKNTVFKNPTGLPAEGHYSTAHDMAMMAKELLKYEGITKFTGKYEDYLRNDTDKKFWLVNTNRLVKFYPGVDGVKTGFTSEAKYCLTATAEKNNMRLISVVFGAPTPKDRNAQITKMLDYGFSQYKTHPMYERNQVVSDTKVSKGSKKKINLVTSEQISVLTKKGENIDDVVQEVVVDEKINAPIKKGDKLGTLVLKKNDKVISESPLIAEEDIDSASWWKLFKRTVGAFTKSE; this is encoded by the coding sequence ATGAAACGTCTACTAACAAGTTTGTTATTCATTTCGTTAATCGTTTATAGCAGTACCCCATTCGCTTTTGCTGAAGAAAATACGTCTGTTGACCTAGCACCACAAGCAAAATCGGCTATTTTGATTGAACGTGATACTGGTGCAATCCTCTATGATAAAAATAGCCATGAAAAGCTTCCTCCTGCAAGTATGACAAAAATCATGACCATGGTATTGATTATGGAGGCTATTGATAAAGGCAATCTTACTTGGGAGGAAAAGATACGAACAAGTGAGCATGCTGCATCAATGGGAGGCTCGCAGATTTTCCTAGAAGCTGGAGAAGAAATGACTACAGAGGAAATGATGAAAGGTATCGCAATTGCTTCCGGTAATGATGCATCTGTTGCAATGGCCGAAAGACTAGCTGGCTCTGAAGAGGCATTCGTCGAAATGATGAATAAAAAGGTAGAAGAGCTTGGGTTGAAAAATACAGTTTTCAAAAACCCGACAGGCTTACCAGCCGAAGGTCATTACAGTACAGCACATGACATGGCAATGATGGCAAAGGAATTACTAAAATACGAAGGCATTACAAAGTTCACTGGTAAATATGAAGATTACTTAAGAAATGATACTGATAAAAAGTTTTGGCTTGTTAATACGAATCGATTGGTTAAGTTTTATCCTGGAGTAGATGGCGTAAAAACAGGATTTACAAGTGAAGCAAAATATTGCTTAACAGCTACTGCTGAGAAGAACAATATGAGATTAATAAGTGTAGTGTTTGGTGCGCCAACACCTAAGGATCGAAATGCCCAAATTACAAAGATGCTAGATTATGGATTCAGTCAATATAAAACTCATCCAATGTATGAGCGTAATCAGGTAGTGTCAGATACGAAGGTTAGCAAAGGTAGTAAGAAGAAAATTAATTTAGTAACTTCTGAGCAAATCTCAGTTTTAACCAAGAAAGGTGAAAACATAGATGATGTTGTTCAAGAGGTTGTTGTGGATGAAAAAATAAATGCACCTATCAAAAAAGGTGACAAGCTTGGAACACTAGTGCTAAAGAAAAACGATAAGGTGATAAGTGAAAGTCCTCTTATTGCTGAAGAAGACATCGATAGTGCTAGCTGGTGGAAATTATTTAAGCGAACTGTTGGAGCATTCACAAAATCGGAGTAA
- a CDS encoding pyrimidine-nucleoside phosphorylase encodes MRMVDLIEKKRDGHPITKEEISFIINEYTNGNIPDYQMSAFTMAVYFQGMTEQERADLTLAMVHSGDTIDLSKIEGIKVDKHSTGGVGDTTTLVLAPLVAAVGVPVAKMSGRGLGHTGGTIDKLEAVAGFHVEIDNEEFIRLVNKNKVAVIGQSGNLTPADKKLYALRDVTATVNSIPLIASSIMSKKIAAGADAIVLDVKTGAGAFMKDLDEARELAKAMVDIGNNVGRQTMAVISDMSQPLGFAVGNSLEVKEAIDTLRGNGPSDLEELCLTLGSHMVVLAKKATSTEEARGMLKEAISSGKALDTLKLFLSAQGGDASVVDDPTKLPQAKYIVELEAQEAGYVSEIIADSIGTAAMLLGAGRATKESIIDLAVGLELRKKIGDEVAKGESLVTIHSNFKDVQEVKDKLYASIKISSNKVEVPPLVYDRILE; translated from the coding sequence ATGAGAATGGTTGATTTGATAGAAAAAAAGCGTGATGGCCATCCGATAACAAAGGAAGAAATATCATTTATTATAAATGAATATACAAATGGTAACATTCCTGACTATCAGATGAGTGCTTTTACAATGGCAGTCTATTTTCAAGGAATGACAGAGCAAGAAAGGGCAGATTTGACCCTTGCAATGGTCCATTCAGGAGATACAATTGATTTATCAAAAATTGAAGGAATCAAGGTAGATAAGCACAGTACAGGAGGAGTTGGAGATACTACCACTCTTGTTCTTGCCCCGCTTGTAGCTGCTGTTGGTGTACCTGTAGCAAAAATGTCTGGTCGTGGCTTAGGGCATACAGGAGGAACAATTGATAAACTTGAGGCAGTAGCTGGTTTTCATGTTGAAATTGATAATGAGGAATTTATCCGATTAGTCAATAAGAACAAAGTAGCTGTTATTGGCCAAAGTGGAAATTTAACACCAGCTGACAAGAAGTTATATGCACTTAGGGATGTTACTGCAACAGTAAATAGTATCCCGTTAATTGCTAGCTCAATCATGAGCAAAAAGATTGCTGCTGGTGCAGATGCAATCGTATTAGATGTAAAAACAGGTGCAGGTGCCTTCATGAAGGATCTGGATGAGGCAAGAGAATTAGCAAAAGCGATGGTTGATATCGGCAACAATGTAGGACGACAAACGATGGCAGTAATTTCAGACATGAGTCAGCCACTTGGTTTTGCAGTCGGTAACTCACTTGAAGTAAAAGAGGCTATAGATACCTTAAGAGGAAATGGCCCATCTGACCTAGAAGAGCTATGTCTCACACTTGGTAGTCATATGGTTGTACTGGCGAAAAAAGCAACATCCACAGAGGAAGCTAGGGGAATGCTTAAAGAAGCAATATCTTCAGGAAAAGCATTAGATACATTAAAACTATTCCTAAGCGCTCAAGGCGGAGATGCATCTGTAGTGGATGACCCAACCAAGCTTCCACAAGCCAAATACATAGTTGAGCTTGAAGCACAAGAGGCGGGTTATGTATCCGAGATCATTGCTGATTCAATCGGAACAGCGGCTATGTTACTTGGAGCAGGAAGAGCAACAAAAGAATCAATAATTGACTTGGCAGTTGGCTTAGAACTCAGAAAAAAAATTGGGGATGAAGTAGCTAAAGGCGAATCCCTCGTAACAATTCATAGTAACTTTAAAGACGTCCAAGAGGTAAAAGATAAGCTTTATGCAAGCATCAAAATATCCTCAAATAAAGTAGAAGTTCCACCTTTAGTTTATGACAGAATTTTAGAATAG